A section of the Subtercola frigoramans genome encodes:
- a CDS encoding D-alanyl-D-alanine carboxypeptidase family protein, with translation MPLTLAHRIRRGVFVGLGAIIILAVGIYGPATLVGPLPAATATVLSPAPPAVASSPPTLPQTGASGISVGDNSTVLATAGQTDAVPLGGTAKVILALVVLDAKPVDAGTAGPSIVVTAEDYAGYVDYIANSARAVSFITGESWTEREFLQAILLGSSNNHSDALARWAFGSVDGYLTAAKSWLARNGLPSTTVVDATGLSGDSVGTASDLTRVTQLAFENPLVAEIMAEPTVTVNKNRVVNNLATYLPEQGVTGLSLSYTDQAGLCFLFSATVTVAGSTVPIYGALLREPDYDTLHQDMVALVASAPLTLKPSPVVTAGDAFVRYDTAWGQSAQGVALAGDDRMLWAPATTAPVVSAAQVTTALGGTSAGSVAFDLPGGPLTVPLKLSATITDPGPLWRLTHPVPVIQAFLDSRH, from the coding sequence ATGCCGCTCACACTCGCTCACCGCATCAGGCGCGGAGTGTTTGTGGGTCTCGGTGCGATCATCATCCTCGCGGTCGGTATCTACGGACCGGCAACTCTCGTGGGCCCCCTGCCGGCCGCAACGGCAACCGTTCTGAGCCCCGCCCCGCCTGCGGTCGCCTCGTCGCCTCCCACGCTCCCCCAGACGGGAGCGAGCGGAATCTCCGTCGGAGACAATTCGACCGTTCTGGCGACAGCGGGCCAGACCGACGCCGTTCCGCTCGGCGGCACAGCGAAAGTCATCCTGGCTCTCGTGGTGCTCGATGCCAAACCCGTCGACGCCGGCACAGCGGGCCCGTCGATCGTGGTGACGGCAGAAGACTATGCCGGCTACGTCGACTACATCGCGAACAGCGCCCGGGCCGTCTCGTTCATCACCGGCGAATCCTGGACCGAGCGCGAATTCCTCCAGGCCATCCTGCTCGGTTCTAGCAACAATCACAGCGATGCGCTGGCCAGATGGGCCTTCGGCTCCGTCGACGGGTATCTGACGGCCGCGAAATCCTGGCTCGCCAGGAACGGGCTCCCCAGCACCACAGTGGTCGATGCGACCGGGCTCTCGGGCGACTCGGTGGGCACAGCATCCGATCTCACCCGGGTGACACAGCTCGCCTTCGAGAACCCCCTCGTCGCCGAGATCATGGCAGAGCCCACCGTCACGGTGAACAAGAACCGCGTCGTGAACAACCTCGCAACCTACCTGCCGGAGCAGGGCGTCACGGGGCTGTCTCTCAGCTACACCGACCAAGCGGGGCTGTGTTTTCTCTTCAGCGCAACCGTGACAGTCGCCGGCAGCACGGTGCCGATCTACGGGGCGCTGCTTCGCGAGCCCGACTATGACACGCTTCACCAGGACATGGTCGCCCTGGTGGCGAGCGCACCTCTCACCCTGAAGCCCAGCCCCGTCGTGACCGCGGGTGACGCGTTCGTGCGCTACGACACGGCCTGGGGCCAGTCGGCGCAGGGCGTGGCACTCGCTGGCGACGACCGGATGCTCTGGGCACCCGCCACGACAGCTCCCGTCGTCTCAGCCGCCCAGGTCACCACCGCACTCGGGGGAACCAGTGCAGGCAGCGTCGCCTTCGACCTGCCCGGCGGGCCGCTGACCGTACCGCTGAAGTTGAGTGCGACGATCACCGACCCCGGGCCGCTCTGGCGGTTGACGCACCCGGTGCCGGTCATCCAGGCCTTCCTGGATTCGCGACACTGA
- a CDS encoding DUF3592 domain-containing protein, with product MPLLLLAAAVLVAVLFLAVFAHRRMTESWLSRNGTRTRGQAVTVAPPLSTGLLSRLTSTVTIISFTASDGIARSLIPRSGGVTFKLAQASGAVTVLYDAAKPTSDDRMRVGFGPAPTTWHRVRLRQAA from the coding sequence ATGCCCCTCCTCCTTCTCGCCGCTGCCGTTCTGGTGGCTGTGCTCTTTCTCGCCGTGTTCGCGCACCGCAGAATGACCGAGAGCTGGCTCTCCCGGAACGGCACGCGCACCCGGGGCCAGGCCGTCACGGTGGCGCCTCCGCTCTCAACGGGGCTTCTCTCCCGGCTGACCTCGACGGTGACGATCATCTCGTTCACCGCCAGTGACGGCATCGCGCGAAGCCTCATCCCCCGCTCAGGCGGCGTCACGTTCAAGCTCGCGCAGGCCAGTGGCGCCGTAACCGTGCTGTACGACGCGGCGAAGCCCACCAGCGACGACCGGATGCGCGTGGGTTTCGGCCCCGCTCCGACCACCTGGCACCGCGTCAGGCTGCGCCAGGCTGCCTGA
- a CDS encoding LLM class F420-dependent oxidoreductase → MQLRIFTEPQDGASYDDLLAVAQATERLGFDAFFRSDHYLAMNGDGLPGPSDAWTSLAGLARETSTIKLGTLVSSVTYRHPGILAIQVAQVDQMSGGRAELGLGTGWFAAEHAAYGIPFPAKRFGLLEEQLEIVTGLWSTPLGDRYSFEGEHYQLVDSPALPKPVQSPVPVIVGGSGAKRTPVLAARFATEFNIPFAELDSIAAQFGRVRAACEAIGRNPDSLVYSAALVVAVGSDEREFARRAAAIGREPEELRRHGIAGTASEAIDRIGALRESGVERLYLQVLDLGDLEHLDFIAADIAPHLTSH, encoded by the coding sequence ATGCAGCTGCGTATCTTCACAGAGCCTCAAGACGGTGCGAGTTACGACGATCTCCTCGCGGTGGCCCAGGCCACCGAACGACTGGGCTTCGACGCGTTCTTCCGTTCTGACCACTATCTCGCCATGAATGGCGACGGTCTTCCCGGCCCGAGCGACGCGTGGACCTCGCTCGCAGGGCTCGCCAGGGAGACGAGCACGATCAAGCTCGGTACTCTCGTGTCGTCCGTCACCTACCGGCACCCCGGCATCCTCGCCATCCAGGTGGCCCAGGTCGACCAGATGTCGGGTGGGCGTGCTGAGCTCGGCCTCGGCACCGGGTGGTTCGCCGCGGAACACGCCGCGTACGGCATCCCCTTCCCGGCGAAGCGTTTCGGCCTGCTCGAAGAACAGCTCGAAATCGTGACCGGGCTGTGGTCAACCCCGCTCGGCGACAGGTATTCGTTCGAGGGCGAGCACTACCAGCTGGTCGACTCGCCTGCCCTTCCCAAGCCCGTGCAGAGCCCGGTTCCGGTCATCGTGGGCGGATCAGGGGCCAAACGCACCCCGGTCCTCGCCGCGCGCTTCGCCACCGAGTTCAACATTCCGTTCGCCGAATTAGACTCCATCGCAGCCCAGTTCGGGCGCGTCCGCGCGGCGTGCGAGGCCATCGGGCGCAACCCCGACAGCCTGGTCTATTCGGCGGCTCTCGTCGTGGCCGTGGGTTCTGACGAGCGGGAGTTCGCCCGCCGTGCGGCCGCAATCGGCCGCGAGCCCGAAGAACTTCGTCGGCACGGAATCGCGGGTACAGCATCCGAAGCCATCGATCGCATCGGCGCCCTCCGGGAGTCTGGCGTCGAGCGGCTCTACCTGCAGGTGCTCGACCTGGGCGACCTGGAACACCTCGACTTCATCGCGGCAGACATCGCGCCGCACCTCACCTCGCACTGA
- the glgX gene encoding glycogen debranching protein GlgX: MDSWPGSAYPLGATFDGSGTNFAIFSEGAEKVELCLFGEKGAETRVLLNEVDAFVWHCYLPQVQPGQRYGYRVYGPYDPANGLRFNPHKLLLDPYAKATSGTIDWDQSLFSYNFGDPDSQNDLDSAKHMMYGVVINPFFDWSGDRTLKVPYNETIIYEAHVKGLTELNSAVPKDQRGTYAGIAHPATIEHLQRLGITAIELMPVHQFVQDSTLLDKGLHNYWGYNTIGFFAPHSAYSSAGERGQQVQEFKGMVKALHAANIEVILDVVYNHTAEGNHLGPTISFRGIDNEAYYRVMDDDKRYYMDYTGTGNTLNVRHPHSLQLIMDSLRYWVTEMHVDGFRFDLASTLAREFYDVDRLSSFFELVQQDPVVSQVKLIAEPWDVGPGGYQVGNFPPQWSEWNGKYRDTVRDFWRGEPSSLGEFASRFTGSSDLYEHSGRRPVASINFVTAHDGFTLADLVSYNEKHNDANGEDGNDGESENRSWNSGVEGPTDDPGIRALRARQQRNFLATLLLSQGVPMVLHGDELGRTQNGNNNTYAQDNELSWVHWKRADEPLTEFVSAVVRLRKEHPTFRRSRFFDGRPVRRGRGEPLPDIVWLNTGAGEMEPEEWDTPLSRSVGVFLNGQGIRGRDYRGARVTDVNFLVYFNADDVEVPFTLPSVEYATAWDVVIDTAGQATNEDPSVPGDVLTVHPKSMMVLRAHRHETADPDHSVAASLSSMTGAVPIISANRASTS; this comes from the coding sequence ATGGACAGCTGGCCCGGATCCGCGTACCCGCTCGGAGCGACCTTCGACGGCAGCGGCACGAACTTCGCCATCTTCAGCGAGGGGGCAGAGAAGGTCGAACTCTGCCTCTTCGGCGAGAAGGGGGCAGAGACGCGCGTTCTCTTGAACGAGGTCGACGCCTTCGTCTGGCACTGCTACCTGCCGCAGGTGCAGCCGGGCCAGCGCTACGGGTACCGCGTATACGGGCCGTACGACCCGGCGAACGGCCTTCGGTTCAACCCGCACAAGCTGCTGCTCGACCCCTATGCCAAGGCGACGAGCGGCACGATCGACTGGGACCAGTCGCTCTTCTCGTACAACTTCGGCGACCCCGACTCGCAGAACGACCTCGACTCGGCCAAGCACATGATGTATGGCGTGGTCATCAATCCGTTCTTCGACTGGTCGGGTGATCGCACCCTCAAGGTCCCCTACAACGAGACCATCATCTACGAAGCGCACGTCAAGGGCCTCACCGAGCTGAACAGCGCGGTTCCCAAGGACCAGAGGGGCACCTATGCAGGCATCGCCCACCCGGCGACCATCGAGCACCTGCAGCGACTCGGGATCACCGCGATCGAGCTGATGCCCGTACACCAGTTCGTGCAGGACAGCACCCTGCTCGACAAGGGCCTGCACAACTACTGGGGCTACAACACCATCGGGTTCTTCGCACCGCACAGTGCCTACTCCTCTGCCGGCGAGCGCGGCCAGCAGGTTCAGGAGTTCAAGGGCATGGTGAAAGCGCTGCACGCCGCCAACATCGAAGTCATTCTCGACGTGGTGTACAACCACACCGCTGAAGGAAACCACCTCGGGCCGACGATCTCGTTCAGGGGAATCGACAACGAGGCGTACTACCGGGTCATGGATGACGACAAGCGGTACTACATGGACTACACCGGCACTGGCAACACGCTGAACGTGCGTCACCCGCATTCCCTGCAGCTCATCATGGACTCGTTGCGGTATTGGGTGACCGAGATGCACGTCGACGGGTTCCGCTTTGACCTGGCCTCGACCCTGGCACGCGAATTCTACGATGTCGATCGGCTCTCGAGCTTCTTCGAGCTCGTACAGCAGGATCCGGTTGTCTCACAGGTCAAGCTGATCGCCGAGCCCTGGGATGTCGGCCCAGGCGGCTACCAGGTGGGGAACTTCCCCCCACAGTGGTCGGAGTGGAACGGCAAGTATCGCGATACCGTTCGTGACTTCTGGCGCGGTGAACCGTCGTCGCTCGGTGAATTCGCCTCGCGATTCACAGGTTCGAGCGATCTCTACGAGCACTCAGGCCGCCGGCCCGTCGCCTCGATCAACTTCGTCACCGCGCACGACGGCTTCACGCTGGCCGACCTGGTGTCGTACAACGAGAAGCACAATGACGCCAACGGCGAAGACGGAAACGACGGCGAGTCGGAGAACCGCAGCTGGAACAGCGGTGTCGAAGGGCCGACCGACGACCCGGGCATCCGGGCCCTGCGTGCACGCCAGCAGCGCAACTTTCTCGCGACCCTGCTGCTGTCACAGGGTGTACCCATGGTGCTGCACGGCGACGAGCTCGGCCGCACCCAGAACGGCAACAACAACACCTACGCGCAAGACAATGAACTCTCGTGGGTGCACTGGAAACGGGCGGATGAACCGCTCACCGAATTCGTCTCTGCCGTCGTGCGGCTGCGAAAGGAGCATCCGACGTTCAGGCGCTCGAGATTCTTCGACGGCCGGCCCGTGCGTCGAGGTCGGGGCGAGCCCCTGCCCGACATCGTGTGGCTGAACACGGGTGCGGGCGAGATGGAGCCGGAGGAGTGGGACACACCACTCAGTCGCTCGGTCGGCGTCTTTCTGAACGGACAGGGAATCCGAGGGCGCGACTACCGCGGCGCCCGGGTCACCGATGTGAATTTCCTCGTGTACTTCAACGCCGACGACGTCGAGGTCCCGTTCACCCTGCCGAGCGTCGAGTATGCGACGGCGTGGGACGTGGTGATCGACACCGCGGGCCAGGCCACCAACGAAGACCCGAGTGTTCCAGGCGACGTGCTCACCGTGCATCCGAAGTCGATGATGGTGCTTCGTGCCCACCGTCACGAGACGGCCGACCCCGACCACTCTGTTGCCGCGTCGCTGAGCTCGATGACCGGCGCCGTTCCCATCATTTCGGCCAACCGGGCGTCAACCAGCTAG
- the treY gene encoding malto-oligosyltrehalose synthase, whose translation MRVPQSTYRLQITPNFTLSDAAEVTAYLHDLGASWIYLSPLLKAEKGSDHGYDVIDHSQVDPDRGGAEGLDRAVAAARNAGLGVLIDIVPNHVGVNTPHTSAWWWDLLTHGRDSRYADAFDVDWEFGHGKVRLPVLGDDPLESLSADDFRIVGDQLHFYDNRFPLKPGSADDGADAVTVHSRQNYELVNWHRADYDLNYRRFFAVNTLAGIRVENASVFDESHAEIGRWFKEGLADGLRVDHPDGLKDPRGYLDRLAELTGGSYVLVEKILEGREKMPADWATAGTTGYDALADFDRVLVDAAGQATLDALDLRLATESRPAPTSFTALIHDTKRGIADGILRSEVLRIVRDLDVPSWPRPLETDALEADAVADAIAELLACFPVYRSYLPFGIEALGEAVDLAGQHRPDLSSTIDAVVPALSDPANVAAQRFQQTSGMVMAKGVEDTAFYRFNRLTSLNEVGADPGEFAIPVAEFHHRQETRHTDYATAMTTLSTHDTKRGEDTRARISVISELAEEWASTLQQVRVLAPLGDGQLENLLWQAIVGSAPASRERLHAYAEKAAREAGDSTNWLSPDHDFEARMHRVVDSAFDSHEVRRVLSGFLEQVRMPGWSNSLSLKLLQLTAPGSPDVYQGSELWETSLVDPDNRRAVDYGERRSILARLDAGDLPPLDETGAAKLLVVSRALRLKRDRPGLFTGYQPLVAEGAAASHAIAFDRGGAITVATRLPVGLARAGGWGETTLTTDYRATVDVITGRHFASATLPLTELLSRYPVALLVPEEEA comes from the coding sequence GTGCGCGTCCCCCAGTCGACCTATCGTCTGCAGATCACTCCGAACTTCACGCTCTCCGACGCGGCGGAGGTGACCGCGTATCTCCACGATCTGGGGGCGAGCTGGATCTATCTCTCCCCGCTGTTGAAGGCGGAGAAGGGCTCCGACCACGGCTACGACGTGATCGATCACTCGCAGGTCGACCCCGACCGCGGCGGAGCTGAGGGACTCGACCGTGCCGTCGCAGCCGCACGCAACGCGGGCCTCGGTGTGTTGATCGATATCGTGCCGAACCACGTGGGGGTGAACACCCCACACACGAGTGCGTGGTGGTGGGACCTGCTCACGCACGGGCGTGATTCGCGCTACGCCGACGCATTCGACGTCGACTGGGAGTTCGGGCACGGCAAGGTGCGGCTCCCGGTTCTCGGCGATGACCCGCTCGAGAGCCTCTCCGCAGACGACTTCCGTATCGTCGGTGACCAGCTTCATTTCTACGACAACCGGTTTCCGTTGAAACCGGGCTCTGCCGACGACGGCGCAGACGCAGTGACCGTCCACTCGCGCCAGAACTACGAGCTCGTGAACTGGCACCGGGCCGACTATGACCTCAACTACCGGCGGTTCTTCGCGGTGAACACGCTGGCCGGAATCCGGGTCGAGAACGCCTCCGTCTTCGACGAATCGCACGCCGAGATCGGGCGGTGGTTCAAGGAAGGGCTGGCCGACGGGCTGCGGGTCGATCATCCTGACGGCCTGAAGGACCCCCGCGGCTACCTCGATCGCCTGGCCGAACTCACGGGCGGCAGCTACGTGCTGGTCGAGAAGATCCTCGAGGGCCGCGAGAAGATGCCGGCAGACTGGGCGACGGCGGGCACTACCGGGTACGACGCCCTCGCCGATTTCGATCGGGTTCTGGTCGACGCTGCAGGGCAGGCGACTCTGGATGCCCTCGACCTGCGCCTCGCGACCGAATCCCGCCCCGCTCCCACGTCGTTCACCGCCCTCATCCACGACACCAAACGCGGCATCGCCGACGGTATTCTGCGCTCAGAGGTGCTCCGGATCGTTCGCGACCTCGATGTACCGTCGTGGCCCCGCCCGCTCGAGACCGACGCGCTCGAAGCTGACGCAGTCGCAGACGCCATCGCTGAGCTGCTCGCCTGCTTCCCGGTATACCGCTCGTACCTGCCCTTCGGAATCGAGGCGCTCGGAGAGGCTGTTGACCTCGCTGGCCAGCACCGCCCCGACCTCAGCTCGACCATCGACGCCGTAGTGCCTGCGCTGTCTGACCCCGCGAACGTCGCCGCCCAGCGCTTTCAGCAGACCTCTGGCATGGTCATGGCCAAGGGCGTCGAAGACACCGCGTTCTATCGGTTCAACCGCCTGACCTCGCTCAACGAGGTCGGCGCCGACCCGGGTGAATTCGCCATCCCTGTGGCCGAATTCCACCACCGCCAGGAAACGCGCCACACCGACTACGCCACAGCAATGACCACGCTGTCGACCCATGACACCAAGCGGGGCGAAGACACGCGGGCGCGCATCAGCGTGATCTCCGAGCTGGCGGAGGAGTGGGCATCCACTCTTCAGCAAGTGCGAGTGCTCGCACCACTCGGTGACGGCCAGCTCGAGAACCTGCTGTGGCAGGCCATCGTCGGCTCGGCACCAGCGTCGCGCGAACGGCTGCACGCCTATGCCGAGAAGGCCGCTCGGGAGGCCGGCGACTCGACGAACTGGCTGTCACCAGACCACGATTTCGAGGCGCGCATGCATCGTGTGGTCGACAGCGCCTTCGATTCTCACGAAGTGCGTCGTGTTCTCTCGGGTTTTCTCGAGCAGGTACGGATGCCCGGCTGGTCGAACTCGTTGTCGCTGAAGTTGCTGCAGCTCACCGCCCCGGGCTCGCCCGACGTCTACCAGGGCAGCGAGCTGTGGGAGACGTCACTCGTCGACCCCGACAACAGGCGGGCGGTCGACTACGGCGAGCGCCGCAGCATCCTGGCCCGGCTCGATGCGGGCGATCTGCCGCCCCTCGACGAAACGGGAGCGGCCAAGCTTCTCGTGGTCTCGCGGGCACTTCGCCTGAAGCGCGACCGGCCCGGGCTGTTCACCGGGTACCAGCCGCTGGTCGCTGAAGGCGCGGCGGCCAGTCACGCCATCGCGTTCGACCGGGGTGGGGCAATCACCGTTGCGACGCGGCTGCCCGTCGGGCTTGCGCGGGCCGGCGGCTGGGGCGAGACGACCCTCACCACCGACTACCGGGCGACGGTCGACGTGATCACTGGTCGGCACTTCGCTTCGGCAACACTCCCGCTCACCGAGCTGCTCTCCCGCTACCCCGTGGCACTGCTGGTGCCCGAAGAAGAGGCGTAA